In one window of Fictibacillus phosphorivorans DNA:
- a CDS encoding vWA domain-containing protein, producing MSFRNLKTLLFLFLLLTLFTGCTNSEEANKPADSKKEDKQETKKESKPETKESDSKLKKGIPPAPTSINEVFAYPNGKFAGKEVYDTTSGVKEDLLKDMPKLDEEANEETLDLYFNNLVALYWNGFTDPATLVDKWKLYSFGSPDIEDPKFQFKENYNVEIILDASGSMGKKVKGKTQMELAKDAIDTFVQSLPDKANVGLRVYGHKGSGSDSDKKLSCESSDLVYPIASYNSTEFDKALNQFQPKGWTPITLALEEAHKDLAKYPAEKNNNIVFLVSDGIETCDGDPVEAAKKLVDSNISPIVNVIGFNVDGEGQKQLKDVAAAAGGIYTDINDQTQLKEEFKRVEEIAKRWEQWKKDSLREADAIKVERYFEALGFTNEWDSKKTKLSNNISGSITYLSNEDYITREQREILKDKEEKLNEFIEKSGLEVENYLNSMNEKTFEQMKQDINEKYKLN from the coding sequence ATGAGTTTTAGAAACTTGAAAACACTATTGTTTCTATTCCTTTTACTAACTCTATTCACAGGATGCACCAACTCAGAAGAAGCGAATAAACCTGCAGATTCTAAAAAGGAAGATAAGCAAGAAACTAAAAAAGAAAGTAAGCCTGAAACGAAAGAATCTGATAGTAAATTAAAAAAGGGAATTCCACCAGCTCCCACTTCTATTAATGAGGTTTTTGCATATCCAAACGGAAAATTTGCTGGAAAAGAAGTATATGATACTACGAGTGGTGTGAAGGAAGACCTTTTAAAAGACATGCCTAAACTGGATGAGGAAGCGAATGAAGAAACGCTAGATTTGTATTTCAATAACCTTGTAGCCCTCTATTGGAATGGCTTTACAGACCCGGCTACTCTTGTTGACAAGTGGAAATTATATTCGTTCGGTAGCCCCGATATTGAAGATCCTAAATTTCAATTTAAAGAAAATTATAATGTGGAAATTATCTTAGATGCAAGCGGTTCTATGGGTAAGAAGGTGAAAGGTAAAACCCAAATGGAATTAGCCAAAGATGCTATTGATACCTTCGTACAATCTTTACCTGATAAAGCAAATGTGGGATTACGAGTATATGGTCATAAAGGGAGTGGATCGGACTCGGATAAAAAACTGTCATGCGAAAGCTCCGATCTAGTCTATCCTATAGCATCTTATAATTCGACTGAGTTTGATAAAGCGCTGAATCAATTTCAGCCTAAAGGATGGACGCCAATCACATTAGCGTTAGAAGAGGCACATAAAGATTTAGCGAAATATCCTGCAGAAAAGAATAACAATATTGTATTCCTAGTGAGTGACGGTATTGAAACATGTGATGGAGATCCTGTTGAAGCAGCCAAGAAATTAGTAGATTCTAATATTTCCCCGATCGTTAACGTTATCGGCTTTAATGTTGATGGAGAAGGGCAAAAACAATTAAAGGATGTAGCTGCCGCAGCTGGTGGAATCTATACAGATATTAACGATCAAACTCAGTTAAAGGAAGAATTTAAGCGAGTTGAAGAAATAGCAAAACGCTGGGAGCAGTGGAAGAAAGATTCACTAAGAGAAGCGGATGCCATAAAAGTAGAACGTTATTTTGAGGCTCTTGGTTTTACCAATGAATGGGACAGTAAAAAAACGAAGCTATCTAATAATATTAGTGGCTCAATTACCTATCTTTCAAATGAGGATTATATAACGAGAGAGCAAAGAGAGATTTTAAAAGATAAAGAAGAGAAATTAAATGAGTTTATTGAGAAGTCAGGTCTAGAAGTAGAAAATTATTTAAATTCCATGAACGAAAAAACGTTTGAACAAATGAAGCAGGATATAAACGAGAAATACAAACTTAATTAG
- a CDS encoding transglutaminase domain-containing protein, giving the protein MKNKLTSFLLILMVLALTACTTDQNPSAKPEQEAKKDKYTTLAEEANKENSLEKLELLPYAEEVEATLSSPKYKEFTANSTVLIKGKAKKYNSFKSDHVWIKVRSDQEGPNGREFSYYAPLKEGKFEQKVQLFNGKGNYSVKVSVPSDTAEDYYYDIASFDVENVNPEIKRDIAYTKNAFQYDLKLKNSINGYMERDGSFELEGDVADSSVEQLMVELKKESESTKIMIPVENGKFAQKIPLYYGAGVHEVQIMTPKEGSTDFFTDAAHLYVKNLSGESFEPVKYSSAYEEKGFKLETPEVGGEKADLSYKIKGSIDPKGEGASKTNVVFVQTEKDDQKAMYAIPVKNNKFDGEFFLRFGPGKYDVSVMAPEFNKTNGYMQFFVGVAKFSVENTNTSDQRFTLPSRGIQSDAPEIKKLAAQLTKNKKTDKEKALAVYEYVAKNVSYDVDKLNNRTFEFDDSALKTLDEKEGVCQDFAYLAIALLRASGMEAQMVTGFAGQNHAWVETKVEGRWLTMDPTWGSGYLQNNKFVPKFTMEYFDPKPAEFQKTHTKKEVEF; this is encoded by the coding sequence ATGAAAAACAAACTAACCAGTTTTCTTCTAATTCTCATGGTTTTGGCACTTACCGCCTGCACAACAGATCAAAATCCTTCTGCCAAACCTGAACAAGAAGCAAAAAAAGATAAGTATACAACGCTCGCTGAGGAAGCAAATAAAGAGAACTCATTAGAGAAACTAGAACTTCTTCCTTACGCAGAAGAAGTGGAAGCGACGTTATCTAGCCCTAAGTACAAAGAGTTTACGGCAAACTCGACGGTACTCATTAAAGGTAAGGCGAAAAAGTATAACAGCTTCAAGTCAGATCATGTATGGATTAAGGTGAGGAGTGATCAAGAAGGGCCAAACGGTCGAGAGTTCAGTTATTACGCTCCTTTAAAGGAAGGCAAGTTTGAACAAAAGGTTCAGCTGTTTAATGGGAAGGGAAATTATTCTGTTAAAGTGAGTGTGCCGAGTGATACGGCTGAAGATTACTATTACGATATTGCCTCATTTGATGTAGAGAACGTGAACCCTGAGATCAAGAGAGATATTGCTTATACGAAGAATGCGTTTCAATACGATTTAAAGTTAAAAAATTCCATAAATGGGTATATGGAAAGAGATGGGTCTTTTGAGCTAGAGGGTGACGTTGCTGATTCCAGTGTTGAACAGCTCATGGTTGAGCTTAAGAAAGAAAGTGAATCTACTAAAATTATGATTCCGGTTGAGAATGGAAAGTTCGCACAAAAAATCCCTCTTTATTATGGTGCGGGTGTTCATGAGGTACAGATTATGACGCCTAAAGAAGGATCGACCGACTTTTTTACGGATGCGGCTCACTTATATGTAAAGAATTTATCTGGTGAATCCTTTGAACCTGTGAAGTACTCCTCTGCTTACGAAGAAAAAGGCTTTAAGCTTGAGACGCCAGAAGTAGGCGGTGAGAAAGCGGACCTGAGCTATAAGATTAAAGGAAGTATTGATCCTAAAGGTGAGGGTGCGAGCAAGACAAATGTCGTTTTTGTTCAGACAGAGAAAGACGACCAAAAAGCGATGTACGCGATCCCGGTTAAGAACAATAAATTTGATGGAGAGTTTTTCCTCCGTTTTGGACCTGGGAAGTACGATGTATCCGTTATGGCACCTGAATTTAATAAAACGAATGGATATATGCAGTTCTTTGTTGGCGTAGCAAAATTCTCGGTTGAGAATACAAACACGAGTGATCAACGATTCACCTTGCCGTCTAGAGGTATTCAGTCGGATGCTCCTGAGATTAAGAAATTAGCAGCGCAACTAACAAAAAATAAGAAAACTGATAAAGAAAAAGCGCTAGCGGTTTACGAGTATGTTGCAAAAAACGTGAGCTATGACGTAGACAAGCTAAACAATCGAACGTTTGAGTTTGATGACAGTGCGTTAAAAACGTTGGACGAAAAAGAAGGCGTTTGTCAGGACTTTGCGTATTTAGCGATTGCTCTATTACGTGCAAGTGGTATGGAAGCACAAATGGTAACAGGATTTGCCGGACAAAATCATGCGTGGGTGGAGACAAAGGTCGAGGGACGCTGGTTAACGATGGACCCAACATGGGGATCAGGTTACCTGCAGAACAACAAGTTCGTTCCAAAGTTTACGATGGAATACTTTGATCCGAAGCCAGCGGAGTTTCAGAAAACACATACGAAAAAAGAGGTGGAGTTTTAA
- a CDS encoding vWA domain-containing protein yields MGKMKLESYVKLTFLSLSLFLLIACTSEEASKNKTEEPTKQSQTEKKKENQTSLKENIPNAPTNTDELIQYPGGKNAGKSIGILPEDEKKQVHKDLDEFPKITEDASETEKELYWNNLLYLFQEDYIDPQTVLEKWKMESFGSPDIEDPRFQFKENLNVEILLDASGSMNGKIGGKTKMELAKDSITEFSSSLPEGANVALRVYGHKGSGSDQDKQLSCESSEVVYAMENYEENNFEEALNKFNPSGWTPITLALNEAKEDMAEYNGDQNTNIIFLVSDGINTCGGDPVAVAKSLADSNIKPIVTVIGFDVDAKGQEQLRNVADASAGIYANVNDQKGLSEQFKSAQDIAEKWDRWKRDSLSDLDAIKVDRNFMILAFSNDWGRKRDKQNSNLISASDYLYYEKKMITKEMYNYLSDKRDEQKYLTDRSQEEVVSYLESINDKTYGEMKKSIEEKYKQK; encoded by the coding sequence ATGGGGAAAATGAAATTAGAGAGCTATGTAAAATTAACGTTCCTGAGTTTATCTTTATTTTTATTAATTGCTTGTACCAGTGAAGAAGCAAGTAAGAATAAAACAGAAGAACCTACTAAACAATCGCAGACTGAAAAGAAAAAAGAGAATCAGACATCTCTAAAAGAAAATATTCCTAATGCACCTACTAATACTGATGAACTGATTCAATATCCTGGAGGAAAGAACGCTGGTAAATCAATAGGAATATTACCTGAGGATGAAAAGAAACAGGTACACAAAGATTTAGATGAATTCCCGAAAATAACAGAAGATGCTTCCGAAACAGAGAAGGAACTATATTGGAACAATTTATTATATTTGTTTCAGGAGGACTATATCGATCCTCAAACTGTATTAGAAAAATGGAAAATGGAATCATTCGGTAGCCCGGATATAGAAGACCCTCGTTTTCAGTTCAAAGAGAATTTAAATGTAGAGATACTACTTGATGCTAGTGGAAGTATGAACGGTAAAATTGGCGGAAAAACAAAAATGGAGTTAGCTAAGGATTCTATTACTGAGTTTTCCTCTTCCCTACCAGAAGGTGCAAATGTTGCTCTTCGTGTATATGGACATAAAGGGAGTGGATCTGACCAGGATAAGCAACTCTCATGTGAGAGCAGCGAGGTTGTGTACGCTATGGAAAATTACGAAGAGAATAACTTTGAAGAAGCACTTAATAAATTCAACCCCTCTGGTTGGACACCTATAACCCTTGCATTAAATGAAGCAAAAGAAGATATGGCTGAATACAACGGAGACCAGAATACAAATATTATTTTTCTTGTAAGTGACGGTATAAACACATGCGGCGGTGATCCGGTAGCAGTCGCTAAGAGTTTGGCAGATTCTAATATTAAACCAATCGTAACTGTGATTGGCTTTGATGTTGATGCGAAGGGTCAAGAACAATTAAGAAATGTAGCTGATGCTAGTGCAGGAATCTATGCAAATGTAAATGACCAAAAGGGATTAAGTGAACAATTTAAATCTGCTCAAGATATTGCGGAAAAGTGGGATAGATGGAAAAGAGATTCACTTAGTGATTTAGATGCGATAAAAGTAGACCGGAATTTTATGATATTAGCTTTCTCTAATGATTGGGGACGTAAAAGGGATAAACAAAATAGTAACTTAATTTCTGCTTCTGATTATTTATATTATGAAAAAAAGATGATCACTAAAGAAATGTACAACTATCTTAGTGATAAAAGGGATGAACAAAAATACTTAACAGACAGGTCTCAAGAGGAAGTTGTAAGTTATCTGGAGTCTATCAATGATAAAACGTATGGAGAAATGAAGAAATCTATTGAAGAGAAGTATAAGCAGAAGTAG
- a CDS encoding vWA domain-containing protein has protein sequence MNKSSNLIFALFIALLLLLTACSTEKTASETEPKKKEPKKEMVEKAPTDPEEMVKQGAGKYNEKVKNLEGGALDQEINKITKNYPKGMKAEEAFNRMVAGFSTNHQPVFQELEDFDITFEEVEAYEKYKEEGENGEEKKEGPLNVAILLDASGSMAGKVSGTDKMTAAKEALKKFAGGLPEDANVMLRVYGHKGSNADKDKKVSCESTEVMYPLGAYNEGTFQQSLSKFKPTGWTPLAASIEAAEKDLQGKEGNNVIYIVSDGIETCDGNPVEAAKKLHESNIKAEVNIIGFDVDNEGQQQLKAVAEAGGGEFQSVSSQKELFDEVDSNWSKAMHNTRINWDSSMDITDINWSSSNKFMDLGKIYTDSVIDSIRDEQSLFQDAKMNLRDQEKLTDEEINKLDEKIRERNEKLMEYAKEKHETKKEALTAERDRAVKVIQDYAEEARTQ, from the coding sequence ATGAACAAATCTAGTAATCTTATTTTTGCCCTTTTTATCGCACTACTCCTTCTATTAACCGCATGCTCAACCGAAAAAACAGCATCAGAAACAGAACCGAAGAAAAAAGAACCGAAAAAAGAGATGGTTGAAAAAGCGCCTACTGATCCTGAAGAGATGGTAAAACAGGGTGCAGGTAAGTATAACGAAAAGGTAAAAAATCTTGAAGGTGGTGCTCTTGATCAAGAGATTAACAAAATCACAAAGAACTATCCTAAAGGTATGAAGGCTGAGGAAGCCTTTAACCGAATGGTTGCTGGGTTTTCTACCAATCATCAGCCGGTGTTTCAGGAGTTAGAGGACTTTGACATTACGTTTGAGGAAGTAGAGGCGTATGAGAAGTACAAAGAAGAAGGTGAAAACGGAGAGGAAAAGAAGGAAGGTCCTCTTAATGTTGCTATTCTTCTAGATGCAAGCGGTAGTATGGCAGGAAAAGTTTCAGGAACGGATAAGATGACGGCGGCGAAAGAAGCGTTGAAGAAGTTTGCAGGTGGATTGCCTGAGGACGCAAACGTCATGCTGCGCGTCTATGGACATAAAGGAAGTAACGCTGATAAAGACAAGAAGGTTTCATGTGAAAGTACGGAAGTTATGTATCCTTTAGGTGCATATAATGAAGGAACTTTCCAACAATCTCTCTCTAAATTCAAGCCAACCGGTTGGACACCTCTCGCGGCTTCCATTGAAGCAGCTGAAAAGGACCTTCAAGGGAAAGAAGGAAATAACGTCATTTATATCGTGAGTGATGGAATTGAGACATGTGATGGAAATCCTGTAGAAGCAGCGAAAAAGTTACACGAGTCGAACATCAAGGCAGAAGTAAACATCATCGGCTTTGATGTAGATAATGAAGGTCAGCAACAGCTAAAAGCAGTAGCAGAAGCGGGTGGAGGCGAATTCCAATCTGTTTCTTCTCAAAAAGAATTGTTTGATGAAGTCGATTCCAACTGGTCGAAGGCGATGCACAATACTCGAATTAATTGGGATTCTTCTATGGATATCACTGATATCAACTGGAGTAGCTCAAACAAATTTATGGACCTCGGTAAAATTTACACAGACTCAGTTATTGATAGCATAAGAGATGAGCAGTCTCTATTCCAAGACGCAAAAATGAATCTGAGAGATCAGGAAAAACTTACAGATGAAGAGATTAACAAGCTCGATGAAAAGATTCGTGAAAGAAATGAAAAGCTCATGGAATATGCAAAAGAAAAACACGAGACTAAGAAGGAAGCTCTGACTGCAGAAAGAGATCGTGCTGTAAAGGTGATTCAAGATTATGCGGAGGAAGCTAGAACACAATAG
- a CDS encoding nicotinate phosphoribosyltransferase, with translation MSYEDLALHTDKYQINMMYAHWKNGTHNNIRVFEAFFRKNPFKSGYAVFAGLERIIRYLEHLHFTEEDIDYLRTQEEHYEEPFLEELKNFNFSGELFSVKEGTVVFPNEPLIRIKCRVFEAHLLETALLNFMNYQTLIATKAARIRYVTPDDQLMEFGTRRAQEADAAIWGARAAYIAGFDATSNMRAGKLFGIPTKGTHAHAWVQDHDSEEEAFERFAEALPNQSVLLVDTYNTLKSGVPNAIKVGLKMKEAGKSLKGIRLDSGDLAYLSIQARKMLDKAGLTDVGIVASNDLDDDVISDLKAQGATITSWGIGTQLITASDQPALGGVYKVVAKYENGEFVPTIKISSNVEKITTPGYKKVYRIINSNGKAEADYIAMDDEVLPEKDIKLFDPVHTYKSKVVSCFTAEELLQPVYIEGKLVYDLPNLEEIRRYHQEQLGLFWPQHLRRLNPQEYFVDLSVQVWKTKNDLLEKYSL, from the coding sequence ATGAGCTATGAAGATTTAGCATTACATACAGATAAGTATCAAATTAATATGATGTACGCCCATTGGAAAAACGGCACGCACAACAATATTCGCGTATTTGAAGCCTTCTTCCGAAAGAATCCCTTCAAAAGCGGTTATGCCGTATTCGCGGGACTTGAGCGAATCATTCGTTATTTGGAGCATCTTCATTTTACAGAGGAAGATATCGACTACCTAAGAACACAAGAAGAACACTATGAGGAACCTTTTTTAGAGGAGTTAAAGAACTTCAACTTTTCAGGAGAGTTATTCTCTGTAAAAGAAGGAACGGTCGTTTTTCCGAATGAGCCGTTAATTCGGATCAAATGTCGTGTGTTTGAAGCACACTTGTTAGAGACAGCACTTCTAAATTTCATGAACTATCAAACCTTGATCGCAACGAAAGCAGCCCGCATTCGCTATGTCACTCCTGATGATCAGTTGATGGAGTTTGGGACGCGTCGCGCTCAGGAAGCTGATGCCGCAATATGGGGTGCACGCGCCGCATACATTGCGGGCTTTGATGCAACATCAAATATGCGTGCCGGAAAACTATTCGGTATCCCCACAAAAGGAACACATGCACACGCGTGGGTTCAGGATCATGATTCAGAAGAAGAAGCGTTTGAACGGTTTGCGGAAGCTCTGCCTAATCAAAGCGTTTTACTGGTTGATACGTACAATACGTTAAAAAGCGGAGTACCCAACGCGATAAAAGTTGGATTAAAGATGAAGGAAGCGGGGAAATCACTCAAAGGTATCCGGTTGGATAGTGGCGATTTAGCATACCTATCTATTCAGGCTCGGAAAATGTTAGATAAAGCAGGTCTAACGGATGTGGGGATCGTAGCAAGTAATGACTTGGACGACGATGTGATTTCAGATTTAAAAGCACAAGGTGCAACAATCACTTCTTGGGGAATTGGGACGCAGCTTATTACTGCATCAGATCAGCCTGCACTCGGAGGCGTTTATAAAGTTGTAGCTAAATATGAAAACGGAGAATTCGTACCTACGATTAAAATTTCATCTAATGTAGAGAAAATCACAACACCTGGATATAAAAAGGTCTATCGGATCATCAACTCAAACGGGAAAGCAGAAGCGGATTACATTGCAATGGATGATGAAGTGCTCCCTGAAAAAGATATTAAACTATTTGATCCAGTGCACACATACAAAAGCAAAGTGGTTTCTTGTTTTACTGCCGAAGAACTGCTACAGCCCGTTTATATAGAAGGAAAGCTTGTGTATGACCTTCCGAACCTCGAAGAAATTCGGCGCTATCATCAAGAACAGCTTGGGTTATTCTGGCCGCAGCACTTACGAAGATTGAATCCACAAGAGTATTTTGTCGATCTATCTGTTCAAGTATGGAAGACGAAAAACGATCTTTTAGAGAAGTATTCTTTATAG